The following coding sequences lie in one Drosophila gunungcola strain Sukarami chromosome X unlocalized genomic scaffold, Dgunungcola_SK_2 000021F, whole genome shotgun sequence genomic window:
- the LOC128260310 gene encoding puff-specific protein Bx42, which produces MSLSSLLPTPTNAVWDREDERRLAARGAPKIGALVSAKIAAPPYGQRKDWIPRTEADFGDGGAFPEIHVAQYPLGLGAPGNVGKKSDALAVRLDDKGKVKYDAIARQGHGKDKVVYSSISQLLPAEVLAEDAEELQRPDEETVLETTEETRLALEKLTNQKITSALPVRHAQKAGPAQYIRYTPSQQGDAFNSGAKQRVIRMVEAQLDPMEPPKFRINKKIPRGPPSPPAPVLHSPSRKVTVKEQKEWKIPPCISNWKNAKGYTIPLDKRLAADGRGLQQVHINEKFAKMAEALYIADRKAREAVEARAQLEKKLAQKEKEKKEDMLRMMAQRAREERAGLRNPEAAEPSGPSGGGGGGGVEARERNDLRAERQRERQRDRNLQRAAPEKRSKLQRERERDISEQIALGLPAKSAGNGETLFDQRLFNTTKGMDSGYGDDEAYNVYDKPWRDSNTLGAHIYRPSKQADSDNYGGDLDAIVNTKRFVPDKQFSGASRDAAAGQRSGPVEFEKEEDPFGLDQFLNMAKKAPKRAEEKNNERSSHSDRKRSRRD; this is translated from the exons ATGTCGCTATCGAGCCTGCTGCCCACGCCGACGAACGCGGTCTGGGACCGCGAGGACGAGCGTCGCCTGGCCGCCCGCGGAGCCCCGAAGATCGGAGCCCTGGTCTCCGCCAAAATCGCAGCTCCGCCGTACGGACAGCGCAAGGATTGGATTCCGCGCACGGAGGCCGACTTCGGCGACGGAGGCGCCTTCCCCGAAATCCATGTGGCGCAGTATCCACTGG GTTTGGGAGCGCCCGGGAATGTGGGCAAGAAATCGGATGCCCTGGCCGTTCGCCTGGACGACAAGGGAAAGGTCAAATACGATGCCATAGCACGCCAAGGCCATGGCAAGGATAAGGTTGTGTACTCGTCCATCTCGCAGCTGCTGCCAGCAGAGGTTTTGGCCGAAGACGCGGAGGAACTGCAGCGACCGGACGAGGAAACGGTGCTGGAGACAACGGAGGAGACGCGCCTGGCGCTGGAGAAGCTTACCAATCAGAAGATCACCTCGGCGCTGCCCGTGCGCCATGCCCAGAAGGCGGGTCCCGCCCAGTACATCCGGTACACGCCCTCGCAGCAGGGCGATGCCTTCAATTCGGGCGCCAAGCAGCGAGTCATCCGGATGGTGGAGGCGCAGCTGGATCCCATGGAGCCGCCCAAGTTCCGCATCAACAAGAAGATACCACGTGGACCGCCATCGCCCCCGGCGCCTGTCCTCCACTCGCCTTCGCGCAAGGTGACCGTGAAGGAGCAGAAGGAGTGGAAGATCCCGCCGTGCATATCCAACTGGAAGAACGCCAAAG GTTACACCATTCCCCTGGACAAGCGCCTGGCAGCCGATGGACGCGGTCTGCAGCAGGTGCACATCAACGAGAAGTTCGCCAAGATGGCCGAGGCGCTGTACATAGCCGATCGCAAGGCCCGCGAGGCGGTGGAGGCTCGCGCCCAGCTGGAGAAGAAGCTGGCccagaaggagaaggagaagaaggAGGATATGTTGCGCATGATGGCGCAGCGGGCTCGCGAGGAGCGAGCGGGTCTACGCAATCCAGAGGCAGCCGAGCCCTCGGGCCCAtcgggcggcggcggcggtggaggAGTCGAGGCACGGGAACGTAACGATTTGCGGGCGGAACGGCAAAGGGAGCGCCAGCGGGACAGAAATCTGCAGCGGGCGGCTCCGGAGAAGCGATCGAAACTGCAGAGGGAGAGGGAGCGCGACATCTCCGAGCAGATCGCCCTGGGTTTGCCCGCCAAGAGTGCCGGCAACGGGGAGACCCTCTTTGATCAGCGCCTCTTCAACACCACCAAGGGCATGGACTCCGGCTACGGCGATGACGAGGCGTACAATGTGTACGACAAGCCGTGGCGCGATTCAAACACACTGGGCGCCCACATCTACCGACCCAGCAAGCAGGCGGATAGCGATAACTATGGCGGCGATCTGGATGCCATTGTGAACACGAAGCGTTTCGTGCCGGACAAGCAGTTCTCGGGTGCTTCCAGGGATGCGGCCGCCGGTCAGAGGAGTGGCCCCGTGGAGTTCGAGAAGGAGGAGGATCCCTTCGGTCTGGATCAGTTCTTGAACATGGCCAAGAAGGCGCCCAAGCGAGCCGAGGAGAAGAACAACGAGCGCAGCAGCCACTCGGATCGCAAGCGCAGCAGGCGCGATTAG
- the LOC128260315 gene encoding spaetzle-processing enzyme-like, with protein MAMRSSTFALYLSGVLVAGSWAKPTLHFGHCRGLERGQCRPSDQCLEQGGFAQARVSYLRPHIANGEAAGLSEFPWMALLLYGDLLVPQCGASLVSDTWVLTAAHCVLREDHLEEQLRRVRLGVWDVRQAEYGQDFSIARSIVHEKYRPGETTGSYLERYAHDIALLLLAGTVTYTEFIQPICLPSVFHPSRSDVYADYNLTIAGWGRTGHECPPISPVKIKALVTGWSTDSCRRLYQEVSHGQMCLGGGASRRSSCFGDSGGPVMDGNQLVGIISLGTFTCGSDQKPMVVTRVDTFVMWLAQHMNILSWRYL; from the exons ATGGCCATGCGATCTAGTACCTTCGCCTTGTATCTCAGCGGAGTGCTAGTGGCCGGCAGTTGGGCAA AGCCCACACTGCACTTTGGCCACTGCCGTGGGCTGGAAAGAGGCCAGTGCCGACCCAGCGATCAGTGTTTGGAGCAGGGCGGATTCGCCCAGGCCAGGGTCTCTTACCTGAGACCCCATATTGCCAATGGGGAGGCTGCCGGACTCAGTGAATTCCCCTGGATGGCCCTGCTGCTGTACGGAGATCTCCTGGTGCCCCAGTGCGGGGCTTCCCTGGTCAGCGATACGTGGGTCCTGACCGCCGCCCATTGTGTGCTGCGGGAGGATCACCTGGAGGAGCAACTGCGTCGCGTTCGCCTGGGCGTGTGGGATGTCCGGCAGGCAGAGTATGGCCAGGACTTTTCCATCGCAAGGAGCATTGTCCACGAGAAGTACCGACCAGGCGAGACAACCGGGAGCTATCTGGAAAGGTACGCCCATGACAttgccctgctgctgctcgctgGGACCGTCACCTACACGGAGTTCATCCAGCCCATCTGCCTGCCCTCGGTTTTCCATCCCTCCCGCAGCGATGTCTACGCGGACTACAACCTGACCATCGCCGGATGGGGTCGCACGGGCCACGAATGCCCGCCCATCAGTCCCGTGAAGATCAAGGCTCTTGTCACTGGCTGGTCCACGGACAGCTGTCGAAGGCTCTACCAGGAAGTGAGCCACGGCCAGATGTGCCTCGGAGGAGGGGCCTCCCGGAGGAGCAGCTGTTTTGGGGACTCCGGCGGCCCGGTGATGGACGGCAACCAGCTGGTGGGCATCATCTCGCTGGGTACGTTCACATGCGGATCCGATCAAAAACCGATGGTCGTCACGCGGGTGGATACCTTCGTGATGTGGCTGGCACAGCACATGAATATTTTATCGTGgcgttatttataa
- the LOC128260326 gene encoding ADP-ribosylation factor-related protein 1: protein MYTLMHGFYKYMTQKDDYCVVILGLDNAGKTTYLEAAKTTFTRNYKGLNPSKITTTVGLNIGTIDVQGVRLNFWDLGGQQELQSLWDKYYQESHGVIYVIDSNDRERMDESKMIFDKMIKNELLSGVPLLILANKQDLPDVMGVREIKPVFQQAGALIGRRDCLTIPVSALHGEGVDEGIKWLVEAIKRHAVVRPPREND from the exons atgtacacATTGATGCACGGCTTTTACAAGTACATGACACAGAAGGACGACTACTGCGTGGTGATCCTGGGCCTGGACAATGCTGGCAAAACG ACTTACCTAGAGGCCGCCAAGACCACGTTCACCCGCAACTACAAGGGCCTGAATCCCAGCAAGATCACGACCACCGTGGGCCTCAACATCGGCACCATCGATGTGCAGGGCGTGCGGCTCAACTTCTGGGACCTCGGTGGCCAGCAGGAGCTGCAGTCGCTCTGGGACAAGTACTACCAGGAGTCTCACGGCGTCATCTACGTGATCGACTCCAACGACCGCGAGCGCATGGACGAGTCCAAGATGATCTTCG ATAAGATGATCAAAAACGAGCTGCTGTCTGGAGTGCCTTTGCTCATCCTTGCCAACAAGCAGGATCTGCCGGATGTGATGGGCGTGCGGGAGATCAAGCCCGTATTCCAGCAGGCAGGCGCCCTGATCGGGCGTCGAGATTGCCTCACCATTCCCGTGTCCGCCCTGCACGGCGAGGGCGTCGACGAGGGCATCAAGTGGCTGGTGGAGGCCATCAAGCGACATGCGGTGGTCAGGCCGCCGCGGGAAAACGATTAG